The nucleotide window CTTCGCCGAGATCGACCGCAAGAAGAAGGCGGCGATCGCGGCCGGGCGGCCCGTCATCAACCTGGGGATCGGCGACCCCGACACCCCGACGCCGAAGTTCATCATC belongs to Planctomycetota bacterium and includes:
- a CDS encoding LL-diaminopimelate aminotransferase (produces methionine from 2-keto-4-methylthiobutyrate and glutamine in vitro; mutations do not affect methionine salvage in vivo however) encodes the protein MQTRSDRLKALPPYLFAEIDRKKKAAIAAGRPVINLGIGDPDTPTPKFII